GCAGCAGTAGAGGCTGCTGTCTCTACGGAACTGCTCGCCGGTTTTTTCCTGTTGGTCATCAGTTTTTCCATGAAAGCAATAACAAACTGGAGGATGATGAGTGCTGCAAAAGTGATTCCCATTCCGAGGACAGTGGCAAACAGTCCGGCAAAAAGTTTGTCTGTCAGAGAGAGGGCATGGATGGTATCCGGGTTTGCAAAATCGGCCAGAAGTTCAATGGTGGTCATGGTTATCTCCAGAAAATGGATCGAAAAAACGAAAAATCATTGTTCCAGCACCTGAAAAGGGTTTTGATATTCCAAAAATGTAAATAGGCTGATCCCTTTGATGCTGTCATGCTTTACAGAGGAATATTACCATGTTTTTTGGCCGGACGTTTTTCCCGTTTTCCCTGCAGCATGATAAAAGCATCGATAACCCGCTGTCGGGTTGTGTCCGGCTCAATGACATCATCAACAAAACCCCGTTCCGCTGCCTTATACGGGGTTGCAAATTCTGCAGCATACTCTTCCAGTATTTTTGTTTTGGTGGCTGCCTTGTCATCTGATTTTGAGATCTCTCTTTTGAAGATGATATTGACGGCTCCTTCAGATCCCATTACCGCCACTTCCGCAGTAGGCCAGGCGAATACCATATCGGCGCCGAGAGATTTTGAGCACATGGCAACATAGGCACCGCCATAGGCCTTTCGCGTGATAAGGGTAACTTTTGGGACGGTTGATTCACTGTATGCGTAAAGAATTTTTGCACCGTGTCTGATAATCCCACCGTATTCCTGGGTTGTTCCCGGTAGAAAACCGGGGACATCTACTATGGTGAGCAGGGGAATATTGAATGCGTCGCATGTTCTGATGAACCGGGCTGCCTTGTCACCTGCGTTCATGTCAAGGCAGCCAGCCATGACATTTGGCTGGTTGGCGATGATGCCGACTGAATTGCCGTTGATCCTCGCAAAACCTGTAATGATATTTGTCGCGAAATAGGGTTGACTTTGGAGAAAATCACCATTGTCCACTATCGGCAGTATGACATCCAGTATATCGTATGGTTTGTTCGGGTTGTCTGGAATGAGCGTGTTCAAAGAAGGAATTCTTCGGTTAATGTCATCATTAACGGGGTAGACAGGAGCTTTTTCCATGCTGTTTGATGGCAGAAAACTGAGTAGCCTCCTGATGGACTCCAGGCATTCAAGTTCGGTGGGGGCAATAAAATGAACATTTCCGCTGACACTGTTGTGGGTCATGGCTCCACCGAGTTCTTCTGCAGATACTTCTTCTCCTGTTACGGCCTTGATCACCTGGGGCCCGGTGATAAACATCTGGGATGTTTTATCCACCATTATGATAAAATCCGTCAGAGCCGGTGAATAGACGGCTCCACCGGCGCAAGGGCCCATAATAGCAGATATCTGGGGGACCACACCTGAGTAAATGGAGTTCCTGAAAAAGATGTCACCATATCCGGAAAGGGCATCTACTGCTTCCTGTATTCTCGCACCACCTGAATCATTCAGGCCGACCATGGGGGCACCGATCTTGGCAGCGCTGTCCATTGCCTTGACAATCTTTCTGGCGTGCATTTCCCCAAGGGCTCCCCGGTGATGGTGAAGTCCTGGGAATAGGCGTAGACAATTCTGCCGTCAATCTGTCCGTAACCGGTAACTACGGATTCACCTTCCGCATCAAGTTTGTCCATACCGAAATTAGTGCATCGGCATTTGATAAAGGCATCAGTTTCAATAAACGTACCGGGATCAAAGAAATGATTAAGACGTTCCCGCGCTGTCATTTTACCTTTGGCATGCTGTTTTTCGATTCTTTTTTCACCTCCACCCAGGGCGATTTTCTCTTTTTTTTGCAGCAGCAGTTCTCTCTTGTCCAAAGGCATTTTTGAAGCCTCCTTGGTTAAAGTTATCAGTGCCATGATGTACGGCAGTAGTCCTGTCTATGTGTCCGGATCCGTGTAGGTTATGATTGCCGGATTCACCATACCCTGCCAGACCATTTCAAAAAGAATATTGGCCTCGTCGGTAAGTCGTCCTTTTTTTCCCCTTACTATCCACATAAAAAAACTTCGCTGTATAAACCCGAGCATAAAATCGAGAAGTGTCCCGGCTCTCACCTGAGGATTGATAATGGCCGCCGCCTGGCCCGCTTTGAATACATCAATGATCAGTGTGACCCTTTTTTTCTGGTCGAATGTTTCATCGGCCATCCATGTTTTCATGGGAAGGCGAATGAAGAGAATACAACCAAGCTCCTCGTGTCGTTCGTAGTACTCCAGGTGCAGCCAGAAAACCTTGCGCAGTTTTTCCTTCAGGTCCTGAATGCCGTTTAAATGATCGGCAATGCGACCGGTCAGTTTTTCCATCCAGATGTTAACGAAGGTGAAAAGCAGTCGTTCCTTGCTCCCGTAATGCTTGTAAATAGTCGTAAAGCTGACTCCCGCTTTTTCTGCAACATCACGGATGCTTGCCTTATGAAAATCGCAGGTCGAAAAGACCTCCATTACAGCCTTTTCAAGTCGGTTTTTTACTTTCGGATTTATGTCGTCTAACATTGTTACTGGCGGGAATTATCCATTAAAATTGATTAATATCATAAACTAGAAAATATTTTATATTCAGGTCGTTATAAAAGTAAAAAAAAATAAAAAAACAGTGTTGGTTAAATATCAAATTGATTGTTATGGTTTGTAATGCTTTGAAAATACAAAAAAAATAAATATTTTATTTTTGTAAACCTCTTTATTAAAGTAACAATGTTACTCTCTTTTAATGTATGGTCATTTTATTTGTCAAGAAAAAAAAGTCTTTTTTACTCAACGGGGATTTTTTATTATTGCCTCGATGTCAGGAGTGTTTCGTGGTGATCAGATTACATTTCCCTTGAGATTCTCGCTTAAGAGGTTGATTATGTGTACTGATTTATTTTGTGGACTCCACAATATTCAAGAAAAATTATTGAAATATGGGACTGAAAGGTGCTAGGCTGTTATTCCTTTTAATCGAGAGAGTTCAAGAATTATTGTTCAAAGATATTTCTCCGGCTATGTTTTTGGCTGGGAGAAACAACTGGTCCGGTGCCGGCCGGATCAAACTGGAATCTGATTACGTGTAAAATTCTACATGGTTGAGTTGCCAGGATAATCAGAATGAAAAGAAAAACCGGCAGGATTTGCCGGTTTGCGCAAGAAGTGTTTGAGCGGAGGATTTCTTCGGCGGAAAAAACAGGGGATTATTTATGAAAAGAACGGGTTTTGTTTACGATGATAGATACTTACTGCATACTACCGGGGGGTATCATCCGGAATGTCCGGAACGATTGAAAGCCATCTGCAAAGGTTTGTCGAAATCCGGTATCCTTGAAAAATTGATTCAGATTCCTGCAGAGAAAGCAAATCAGCGATGGATTGAAGCTGTGCATAATATACATTATATAATGCGATTCCAGGATACCTGCCTGATGGGCCTGCCTGAATTTGATCACCCCGATAATGGCATCTGCAGGGAGAGTTATGAAATTGCCTTTCTCGCTGCAGGCGGTGTATTGAAAGCCATAGACGAGGTGATGGCAGGAAATATCGATAATGCCTTCTGTGCCGTTCGGCCTCCCGGACATCATGCGGAAGTAGATAAACCCATGGGTTTTTGTTATTTCAACAATGTTGCCATTGGTGCCCGTTACCTGCAGAAGCAGTACGGTCTTGAACGGGTTGGAATTATAGATTTTGACGTACATCATGGCAACGGAACCCAGCATATTTTTGATCAGGATCCTACGGTTTTTTATTACTCGATACATGAGCATCCATCGTTCGCTTACCCTGGAACCGGAAGAGAATTTGAAACCGGTGTTGGTATTGGTGATGGATATACACTCAATTCACCTATATTGCCCGGGCGGGGAGATGAAGAGTACAGGAAAAAAATAACACAGGATCTGATTCCAGCCTTTAAAAAATTCAGGCCGGAATTTATTTTGGTTTCGGCAGGATTTGATGCCCATGTGACAGACTTGATGTCGGGAACCAACCTGACCACGGATGGCTATGATTTTGTATCGGAAGTTGTAGTCAATCTGGTGAATACCCTGACTGACGGTAAAGTGGTTTCCGTGTTGGAGGGAGGATACAATCTTGATATATTGCCACTTCTGGTGGAAAACCATATAAAATTGCTTGCTGATTTACGTAAATAAAAATTGAAGCGGATTTTTTTATAAATTTTGTATTTTGGAGGAATTATGTTTGTAAGTGAAAGGATGTCCACAGACTTGATAACAACAAGTCCTGATCTTTCCATTGCTGAGGCCAGGAAATTAATGACTGATAACGGGATCAGGCATCTTCCGGTCGTAGATGAAAAAGGTTTGCTGGTAGGGATAGTTACTGATCGTGACATGCGGGATGCGATGCCTTCGACTCTGCTGAAAAAAGAGGATTATGAGATCACCCTGGAAAAAATCATGGATTTTCCAGTGAAAGAAATCATGACAAAGGAGCCGTTGACCATTTATGCGTATTTCACCCTGCAGGACACCCTGCTGGTCATGCAGAAAAAGAAGGTTGGAGCGTTACCGGTAATTGATGAACAAGGGTATTTGAAAGGGATTCTGTCTACCAGGGATCTGCTTTCCGCCTTTGTAAATATCATGGGAATCGATGAACCCGGCAGTCTTCTCTGTATTCTCACTAAAGAGAAACCCGGGCAGATGAAAAAAATAATCGATGTTATTACCGAAGAGAATATTTCCCTCGGCAGTGTACTGGTTGCAAGATTCTGGGATGGCGAAAAACGGGCTGTTTTTCCGTACCTGCATACAAATAACGTTATTAATGTGAAGAAAAAGCTGCAGGAAATCGGATTTGAGCTCATTGATCCGATGAAATGGTATCTTGATCAGCTGCCAGGGAAAAAATAGGATTTACTCTTCAAGTATCAGCCAACAATTCTCATCAGTTCTGGCGGCGTCAGCTTCAACGTTCCGGAGTCTGCGCTTACCTGGCAGTACATTATAGTGATCTATATTTATTGCCGAAATATGCAGTAGATGTCGTCGCCTGGACTGAGCTTGGGGAACATTGTGTAAATATAGCTCAATCACTGGGAATTGGCTCATTGTTTGATCAGGTTTTATTTTGGGTTTCTTTCCTTTTCCAACTCTTCAGGACTCATGGTCCAGAAGGGAGTTCCGTCTTTTGTCAGTCTCACCTTGAATTCGAAATGTTCCCCCTGCTTCACTTTTGAGGCAATAAAGACGTCTTTGCCATCAATAAACGCCCAGCATCCCTTGACTTTGGTTTTCACACCCTTGCGCAGCCCGGTTCCTTTTGCATCGGCAAAAGAACGGGGACAGAGGTGGACCAGGATATTATCATCCCCTTCACGGAGGATAAAAGCTGTTCCAGGGCTCATTCCTGAAAGTGGTGTCACAGTTTTGAATTTGACAAGGATTCCCTTGAGAGTGTCCCGTTCCTTAGCATTGTAATAGGAGTTGTAGTCAGAACCGTTTTCCCAACCGTCCTTTTCGGCTGCCAGTGAGAAGACAGGGTAAAGGGCAGTAAGAAAAAATACTGTAATTATTGTGTATGTATTGAATTTTTTCATTTTGTAAAAAGAGTGTTTAAAGTTATATGTTTTGTTTAAAGAAATCCTCAAGAAGAGTTTTTCGCCAACCTCCGGTCTGTCTTAACTGAGCATTTCCTGCCATCTTGCCGTTGCTGCTGAGCATTTTAACCACCTGTTTCAATTCGGCGCTGGTACCGACAAGGGGAGGTGCTATGCCCAGAAGTTCACATTTCAATGCAATGAGGTTGTTCAGCTTTTCATAGGTTTTTTTCTGTCTTATGTTCAAACGTATAGAACGTTTGACTGAGGGAAAAGATGAAGGATCCTGCCTGCAGGTTTCATCGGTTACTGCACTAATGGTTTTGCCGTATTTTTTAAAAGCATTAGCTGAAAGAATCCCGACCTCACGGAGCATATCAACAGTTCGAGGTCGTTGTCTGGCCAGTTCAAGAAGAACCGTGTCTTTTATAATGTGCCCCCTCGGTCTGTTCAGCTTTCTGGCGGTGGTTTCCCGCCAGATTGTCAGATTTTTCAATACAGCCAGGCCAAGCCTGTCCAGACTGCCGGAACCCCTTATTTTTCTAAATTTTTTATCCAGTGGCGGTCCTGAATATGTAGCTGGATTGTTCAGGAGATTGAGTTCTTCCTGAAGCCACGCTTTGATTTTAGGACCAATGATCCGGGTCAGGAGAATAACCCTGATTGCCCTGAGATAGCGAACATCGTTGAGGCCATAGGCAATCTGCTCGGAACTGAGAGGCCGTTGCATCCAGTTTGTTCGGGTTTCGGTTTTGGAAATTGTTATATCAAGGAGCTCTCTGGCAAGATTGCAGAGGGAGAGTGTGGCTGGAAGATTGGAAAAACCTGCGGCCAGCCTGGTGTCAAAAATATTCTGGGGAACTGCACCTGTTGCCCTGTGGAGTATTACGAGATCCTGGGGAGCATCATGAAAAATTTTCACAATGCTTCTGTCCGCCAGCAGTTGCCCGAAAGGTGACAAATCTTTTATGGCGCAGGGGTCAATAAGATAGCAGTCTTCATCCGAGAGGGCAATCTGGATAAGGCCCAACTGGGGGAAATATGTCCGTTCCCAGACAAATTCCGTATCCAGTGCAATGGCGTCAGTTTGTTTCGCCAGTTGCACCAGTTTTTGCAGATTATTGTTGTTCTGAATCAGGGTGTCGAGTTTTTCCATTCTTTTCTAGTCCATATCAACTGCAGGCATCCTTGAAAACTGCTGATTTTCCTGATTGCTGTGTTATCAAGGACCCTTGGGGAGTAACGGCAGTGTGAAAAACATTTTCTGATATTCAATCAACAGACTCATATATCAACAGAAATTTTTTCTTTATGTCTTTTCTCTATTCATCAAACAAGACATAAAGAAAAAGAAAAAACAAGAAATATTCTTCTTTTATCGTGTTTTAAAGTGTTATTTTTCGTATTATCGAATGTATTCCGGATTTTGAATGAAGGAGTAAGCTGCATCTGCTGGCTCAGCAACAACGAGGCAGCGAAAATCCCAACTGTGACAGAAAGACCATCTGTGGCGGGATTTTCAGATCATCCGGCAGAGTCGTATCGAATGGTTCGGTAATAATATATAATACTTTATCATATCTTTTTCAGCGATCTGAATTCTACGGACAATGTTTGTTTATATTGTAAAACGCATTCTTCTGATGATACCAACCCTGTTTGGCGTTATGTTTGTGACCTTTGTCATTACCCAGTTTGTTCCCGGGGGACCTGTTGAAAAAATGATTTCGGATATTGAAGGTTATGGCAAAGGCGGGGGGGAGGTGAGCGGGGGGACGGTAGGAATTTATCGGGGCGCATCAGGGTTGGACAAAGAGAAGGTGGAGGAACTGAAAAAACTGTACGGTTTCGATAAGTCGCCCGCTGAACGGTTTCTTACCATGATGAAGAACTATCTTGTTTTTGATTTTGGTGATTCCTATTACTATAACAGGAGCGTGGTTGACCTGGTTCTCTCCCGAATGCCTGTTTCCATGTCCCTTGGGTTATGGAATTTTCTCATTGTATACGGTATCTGTATTCCCCTTGGCATAAAGAAGGCAGTCCGGGATGGTTCCCGTTTTGATACGTTGAGTTCAACCGTTATTCTGATTGGTTATGGTATTCCCGGTTTTGTTCTCGGGGTACTGCTCCTGGTGCTCTTTGGTGGGGGAAGTTTCTGGTCGATCTTTCCCCTGCGCGGTCTGGTTTCCGATAACTGGGCAGAGTTGAGTTATCTTGGAAAAGTTCTGGATTATCTGTGGCATATGGTCCTACCGGTTACGGCAGGTGGCGTGGGAAGTCTTGCTGTAATGACCATGCTTACAAAAAATGCCTTTCTGGAGGAGATTCGCAGGCAGTATGTTTTAACCGCCAGGGCCAAGGGATTGTCAGAAAACCAGGTTCTGTACAAACATATTTTCAGAAATGGAATTATTCCTATCATAACGGGTTTTCCAGGATTTTTTCTTGCATCATTCTTTACCGGAAGTTTGTTGATTGAGACCATTTTTTCCCTGGACGGCATGGGACTGCTTGCCTATGAATCCGTATTGAACCGTGATTATCCGGTCGTACTCGGCACACTCTATTTTTTTACATTGATCGGACTTGTTTCTCGACTGCTATCTGACCTGAGTTACGTGCTGGTTGATCCCCGTATCAGCTTCAAGGCAGTGGAGGGTTGATATGGCAGATGAATTACACCATTGGTCCAGTGCGGGGTACCGGCGAAAACGGTACTGGCAGAGGTTCAGGAGAAACAGAAGGGGCTATTTCAGCCTGGTGATATTTCTGCTGCTCTTTGTTACCAGCGGTTTTGCTGAACTGATCAGTAATGATGCCCCTCTGGTTGTCCACTATCAGGGCAGGTTTTATTTTCCTGTGTTTGTATCATATCCGGAGACGGTTTTTGGAGGTGATTTTGAAACGGAAACCGATTACAAAGATCCTTATTTTCGAAAACTTATTGAGGGACCAGGGAATTATGTGATATTCCCACCCGTGCAACACAGTTATAACTCCATCAATTTTTACATTAATGCCCCTCTGCCTTCACCACCGACACGCGAAAATCTCCTGGGGACCGATGACCGGGGCAGGGATGTGCTGGCCAGACTTATTTATGGATTTCGCTTGAGTGTTCTTTTTGGTCTTGTTTTGACTCTGGCGGGCAGTTTTTTTGGTATTCTCGTGGGAAGCGTGCAGGGTTTTTTCGGGGGGCGTGTTGATCTGATTGTTCAGCGACTCATTGAAATATGGAGTGCAATGCCTGAGCTGTACCTGCTCATTATTTTTGCGTCGCTCTTCCAGCCTTCAATTTTTCTCCTTTTTCTTCTCCTTTCTCTCTTCAGCTGGATGGGTTTGTCCGATTATGTAAGAGCCGAATTTCTGCGGGGAAGAAACATGGAGTATGTCAAGGCAGCCAGGGCTCTCGGAGTTTCCAACATTGCCATAATGTGGCGTCATCTGCTGCCGAACAGCATGACTCCGGTCATAACCTTTCTCCCTTTCAGGGTTTCCGCGTCAATTCTCGCCCTGACCAGTCTTGATTTTCTCGGACTTGGTGTTCCTCCATCTACTCCCAGCCTTGGCGAGCTTCTTGCAGAAGGAAAAAACAATATTGATGCCTGGTGGCTTTCCATGTCATCTTTTTTTGTGCTTGTCCTGACCCTCGTCCTCCTGATTTTCATAGGAGAAGCATTGCGGGATACTTTTGATCCGAGGAAGGGGGAATCGATCGGTGAATGAAATATCAGCAGGATTCAGGTGTAAAAATTACCGGCCGGGTAAATTTTGTATCCCCTGGAAGAGAGAATTTCCCATGGAGGGATGAAATTTAAGGATATTGACATATAGGAATATTGATCTATATATGGTGCAATGTGGATGAATTCTTGACTGAATTAAGTAATTATACGCCTCTTCCTTACTTTTTTATATAATGTATCACTCAGGACGGAACTTCCGGTATGAAATCAAATAAAACAAACCCGTTGGGAACTCTGGGAAATACCGGACTGTATATCATGGCCGATCTGGGCAGAATGACCCTGTTTCTTGGAAAAGCTTTCCGGGGAATTTTCAGGAGGCCATTCAGGTTCAGGGAACTGCTCAGGCAGATTAATTTCATTGGTGTCGGGTCACTGGCAGTAATTTTTTTTACTGCTGCTTCCACGGGAATGGTGCTTGGTCTGCAGGGATATTATTCATTAAATAAATTTGGCGCTGAAGGGATGCTGGGCTCTGCTGTTTCACTGACCCTGATCATGGAGCTTGGTCCGGTTCTTACCGCTTTGATGGTGGCAGGTCGGGCAGGTTCTGCGATGTGCGCTGAACTTGGCATCATGCGGATATCTGAACAGATTGATGCTCTGGAATGTATGGCGGTGGATCCCTTTCGATATTTTATTACACCCAAATTTCTGGCAATACTTATCTCACTGCCTCTGCTGACTGTTATTTTTGATGTAGTGGGGATTGCCGGGGGATATGTTGCCGGAGTTTCACTGATGGATGTCAATCCGGGAAGTTATATTGAAGGGATGCGCTCAAGCGTTACAAATCATGATATTCAGCTTGGAGTTATAAAATCGTTCGTTTTTGCCCTCCTGGTCGTCTGGATCTGTACCGGCAGGGGTTATTTTGTCAGGGAAATCAGGGGTGCCGGTTTTGGCGCGGAAAGTGTCAGCAGAGTGACGACACAGGCAGTGGTTCTTTCCTCGATTTCCGTTCTGGTGTTTGATTATCTTCTTACAGCGGTACTTCTCTGATGACGTCGGCTATTGAGTTTATAAATGTATCGAAATCGTTCAGTAAAAAAGACGGTTCCATTCAGACCGTACTCGATGCTGTCAGTTTTTCTATCCCGAAGGGACAGACGACGGTTATTGCCGGAGGGAGTGGCCAGGGGAAAAGTGTTACCTTAAAACTTATTCTTGGTCTTATGCGGGCTGACAGCGGACAGGTTCTGGTGCAGGGCACTGATGTAACAAGAATCAGGGGGAAGGAACTGGAGAAGCTGCGCACTCATTTCGGTGTTCTTTTTCAGGGATCTGCTCTCTTTGATTCACTCACTGTTTTTGAAAACGTGGCTCTGCCTCTCAGGGAGAGAACACAGAAGTCGGAAGAGGAAATAAGGGAACTGGTCATGACTACTCTTGCCCAGCTTGAATTGTCGGGACATGAAGAAAAATATCCAGCTCAGTTGAGTGGAGGAATGCGAAAACGTGTTGGTCTGGCCAGGGCCATGCAGCTCAATCCTGAGATTATGCTCTTTGATGAGCCGACGACCGGACTTGACCCGGTCATGTCCCAGGAAATATATCATCTCTTTGCCGGGACACAGGCCGAGTTTGGTTTTACTTCAATTATTGTCAGTCATGATATTCCAAAAATCTTTAA
The DNA window shown above is from Desulfomarina profundi and carries:
- a CDS encoding ABC transporter ATP-binding protein, which translates into the protein MTSAIEFINVSKSFSKKDGSIQTVLDAVSFSIPKGQTTVIAGGSGQGKSVTLKLILGLMRADSGQVLVQGTDVTRIRGKELEKLRTHFGVLFQGSALFDSLTVFENVALPLRERTQKSEEEIRELVMTTLAQLELSGHEEKYPAQLSGGMRKRVGLARAMQLNPEIMLFDEPTTGLDPVMSQEIYHLFAGTQAEFGFTSIIVSHDIPKIFNLADRVIILERGNMDVFGSPEEIQWSEKPHIREFVKMTMGDIYQSHLVEK
- a CDS encoding OadG family protein; amino-acid sequence: MTTIELLADFANPDTIHALSLTDKLFAGLFATVLGMGITFAALIILQFVIAFMEKLMTNRKKPASSSVETAASTAAPTSPSKPDNTELIAVISTVLATQLNTSPSNIVIKNITRIDPPQPAWNRAGILEQMNSRL
- a CDS encoding histone deacetylase family protein; amino-acid sequence: MKRTGFVYDDRYLLHTTGGYHPECPERLKAICKGLSKSGILEKLIQIPAEKANQRWIEAVHNIHYIMRFQDTCLMGLPEFDHPDNGICRESYEIAFLAAGGVLKAIDEVMAGNIDNAFCAVRPPGHHAEVDKPMGFCYFNNVAIGARYLQKQYGLERVGIIDFDVHHGNGTQHIFDQDPTVFYYSIHEHPSFAYPGTGREFETGVGIGDGYTLNSPILPGRGDEEYRKKITQDLIPAFKKFRPEFILVSAGFDAHVTDLMSGTNLTTDGYDFVSEVVVNLVNTLTDGKVVSVLEGGYNLDILPLLVENHIKLLADLRK
- a CDS encoding ABC transporter permease is translated as MADELHHWSSAGYRRKRYWQRFRRNRRGYFSLVIFLLLFVTSGFAELISNDAPLVVHYQGRFYFPVFVSYPETVFGGDFETETDYKDPYFRKLIEGPGNYVIFPPVQHSYNSINFYINAPLPSPPTRENLLGTDDRGRDVLARLIYGFRLSVLFGLVLTLAGSFFGILVGSVQGFFGGRVDLIVQRLIEIWSAMPELYLLIIFASLFQPSIFLLFLLLSLFSWMGLSDYVRAEFLRGRNMEYVKAARALGVSNIAIMWRHLLPNSMTPVITFLPFRVSASILALTSLDFLGLGVPPSTPSLGELLAEGKNNIDAWWLSMSSFFVLVLTLVLLIFIGEALRDTFDPRKGESIGE
- a CDS encoding microcin C ABC transporter permease YejB is translated as MFVYIVKRILLMIPTLFGVMFVTFVITQFVPGGPVEKMISDIEGYGKGGGEVSGGTVGIYRGASGLDKEKVEELKKLYGFDKSPAERFLTMMKNYLVFDFGDSYYYNRSVVDLVLSRMPVSMSLGLWNFLIVYGICIPLGIKKAVRDGSRFDTLSSTVILIGYGIPGFVLGVLLLVLFGGGSFWSIFPLRGLVSDNWAELSYLGKVLDYLWHMVLPVTAGGVGSLAVMTMLTKNAFLEEIRRQYVLTARAKGLSENQVLYKHIFRNGIIPIITGFPGFFLASFFTGSLLIETIFSLDGMGLLAYESVLNRDYPVVLGTLYFFTLIGLVSRLLSDLSYVLVDPRISFKAVEG
- a CDS encoding CBS and ACT domain-containing protein — encoded protein: MFVSERMSTDLITTSPDLSIAEARKLMTDNGIRHLPVVDEKGLLVGIVTDRDMRDAMPSTLLKKEDYEITLEKIMDFPVKEIMTKEPLTIYAYFTLQDTLLVMQKKKVGALPVIDEQGYLKGILSTRDLLSAFVNIMGIDEPGSLLCILTKEKPGQMKKIIDVITEENISLGSVLVARFWDGEKRAVFPYLHTNNVINVKKKLQEIGFELIDPMKWYLDQLPGKK
- a CDS encoding ribonuclease D, whose translation is MEKLDTLIQNNNNLQKLVQLAKQTDAIALDTEFVWERTYFPQLGLIQIALSDEDCYLIDPCAIKDLSPFGQLLADRSIVKIFHDAPQDLVILHRATGAVPQNIFDTRLAAGFSNLPATLSLCNLARELLDITISKTETRTNWMQRPLSSEQIAYGLNDVRYLRAIRVILLTRIIGPKIKAWLQEELNLLNNPATYSGPPLDKKFRKIRGSGSLDRLGLAVLKNLTIWRETTARKLNRPRGHIIKDTVLLELARQRPRTVDMLREVGILSANAFKKYGKTISAVTDETCRQDPSSFPSVKRSIRLNIRQKKTYEKLNNLIALKCELLGIAPPLVGTSAELKQVVKMLSSNGKMAGNAQLRQTGGWRKTLLEDFFKQNI
- a CDS encoding MlaE family ABC transporter permease; protein product: MKSNKTNPLGTLGNTGLYIMADLGRMTLFLGKAFRGIFRRPFRFRELLRQINFIGVGSLAVIFFTAASTGMVLGLQGYYSLNKFGAEGMLGSAVSLTLIMELGPVLTALMVAGRAGSAMCAELGIMRISEQIDALECMAVDPFRYFITPKFLAILISLPLLTVIFDVVGIAGGYVAGVSLMDVNPGSYIEGMRSSVTNHDIQLGVIKSFVFALLVVWICTGRGYFVREIRGAGFGAESVSRVTTQAVVLSSISVLVFDYLLTAVLL
- a CDS encoding TetR/AcrR family transcriptional regulator; its protein translation is MLDDINPKVKNRLEKAVMEVFSTCDFHKASIRDVAEKAGVSFTTIYKHYGSKERLLFTFVNIWMEKLTGRIADHLNGIQDLKEKLRKVFWLHLEYYERHEELGCILFIRLPMKTWMADETFDQKKRVTLIIDVFKAGQAAAIINPQVRAGTLLDFMLGFIQRSFFMWIVRGKKGRLTDEANILFEMVWQGMVNPAIITYTDPDT